The following coding sequences lie in one Arachis ipaensis cultivar K30076 chromosome B05, Araip1.1, whole genome shotgun sequence genomic window:
- the LOC110262727 gene encoding uncharacterized protein LOC110262727, producing the protein MMARTASYVPKTDPGVPSFSLGFTDSSQEGASTQETEREKSPEAANLIEQLDSLVQRIASSAAKGKNTSPQIQRETGGESSAKFETPGGLYQITDDMKQKCYIWGTRLKEDADGNTNEYEEMCTLIGQGEYILMRMHLASLQAKSDIESQVILE; encoded by the coding sequence atgatggcacggacagcttcctatgttcctaaaacagatccaggggtgccatcattcagccttggattTACTGATTCAAGCCAGGAGGGGGCGTCAACGCAGGAGACAGAAAGGGAAAAATCTCCAGAAGCTGCGAATTTGATAGAACAATTGGACAGTTTGGTCCAAAGAATAGCAAGCAGTGCGGCGAAGGGAAAAAACACAAGTCCACAAATTCAGAGGGAGACTGGGGGAGAAAGTTCTGCaaagtttgaaactcctgggGGATTATATCAGATTACGGATGATATGAAACAAAAGTGCTACATCTGGGGGACGAGACTGAAGGAAGATGCAGATGGCAATACTAACGAGTATGAGGAAATGTGCACTCTGATTGGCCAAGGAGAATACATTTTGATGAGAATGCACCTTGCCTCCCTACAGGCAAAAAGTGATATAGAATCtcaggtaatattagaataa